The genomic stretch CGTTGTTGCAGACGAGTTGCTTGAGCTCGATGCCATCCACGGTGGCCATGCTTACCTCCATGCCTGTCGGACTGATGCCGGGCCGTCCTCCTACGCCTGCCGGATTGATGCCGGGCCGTCCTCCGGTGCCGCTACTCACGTTGATGCCGGGCCGTCCACCTGGGCTACGGGCGGTTCAGACCCATATCGATTTCATCTTGTAGGCCCGGAGCGACCGGACCCGGCTGTCGACGCCCTGGGAGCGAAAGGACACGCCCGTGCTGTCCGACCGTTCGGGATAGACCCGCAGCGCGACGCACTGGCGGCCGTTGGCGAAGACCTCCACGACGCTCCGGTCCACGAACACCCGCAGTTTGAGCGTTTCGTCCTCTTCCGGCGCCAGCGGCGCGGTCTCGGGCGCCCGGGACTGGACGTCGGGCGCGGTGGACGCGAAGGAGGTATCGACGGAAAGCAGGCTCGTGCCATGGAACCCGCGGCCCCGGTAGAAGGCGATGCGCGTGAATTCCTCCCGGTCCGGAGACCGCAGCACGTTCATTTCCACCATGGGTGACGAACCCGTGTCGATCTCCACCTCGAACTCCATGGTGTTGCCGCCCTCCGGCGCGGGCAGGACGACCTCCCGGTTGGCCGGAAGGTTGAAGCCGTCGAACCGGATCGGGGCTTCCCGCAGCGATTCGAGGGCCTCGACCGGTTCCTGGTACAGGTCGTCGCCGTCGACGGTCAGGCGCCGGGGCAGGGACATGATCTGGTTCCACCCCTCCGTCGGCTTGCCGTGGTTCATGTTGAAGATCGCGACAAGACCACCCTCGCCGTCCGGTGTGGCCGAAGGCGCGTGGAGCCCGGACGGCTTGTACGCGCCGAAATTGAACTTGGCGCCGTAAGTGACCACGAACTTGTCCCGATCCGTGTCATAGTCGCCGATCAGGTACTGGGGACCGCTCATGTGGCTGAAGAAGAGCAGGATGTGGCGGTTGCCGATGGGCCAGAAGTACGGGCACGCGCCGTCGTCCCCCACCAGGGTGTAGTCGTCGTCCTCGACGAAGGGATGGAGGTAGGTCCAGCGGGCCAGGTCCTCGGAGCGGAACAGGTAGTTCGCACGCCTCTTCTTGCCGGCCGGTCCTGTCGGCTTGGTGCCCGCGGAGAGCGAATAGTAGACCCCGTCCTTCTTCCAGATGCACGGATCGAACACGTTGTAGGGCACGGACGGACCATCCTTCGGCGGCATGGGGATGACGGGCGCTCCGGTGACCTTCTCCCAGTTGAGGAGCAGGGGATCGCTGGATACGGCGACCATGTTGCCCGCGACCGTGCCGTGGTACATGGCGATCACCCGGCTTTCCTCCACAAGCGTGGCGCCCGAGTAGCAGCAGCGCTCCGGGTTCGGATAGATGCAGTAGGGCAGGTCGCGCCAGTGGACGAGATCGTCGGATATGGCGTGTCCCCAGTGCTGCCGCGTATCCTCGGGCGGGTAAGCCTGGTAGAACAGATGCCATAGTCCCTGCCAGAAGCACAGGCCGTTGGGGTCGTTGAGCATGGCCTCCGGGTTCACGTAATGGTACGCGGGACGATGGGGATCCCCATCGTAGCTCCTGCGGGACGCGTTCAGACGCTGCAGCAGCGGGTTGTCCGCCAGCGCGGCCTCCTGCGCCTCGAGCGAATCTGTGGGAAAGGTGTAGTGGGGGACCAGAGAGGTGTAGTCTTTCATGATGCGCTCCATTCGTAGATTCGATCGCACCCGGCGGTCCCGGCTGCCTGTCTCGGATCGGGCGGCCGTCGGCCGGACTACGTTCAACTTCGTTAAGGACCGGATACCTCCGAAACCCAGGAATCGACCAGGAACCGGGCGATGGAATCTCGGCGCGGCAGGGCGCATTCGACCGATTCGTCGCCCCATTCGCCGAAACCCCGGACCTCTTCGGCGGTAAACCACCGGGCCTCCACGAGTTCCTCCGGGTTCACCACGATGGCGGTGGACACCGCCCGCGCGCGGAAACCCAGCATCAGCGACGAGGGGAAGGGCCAGGGCTGGGAGGCCTGGTAGTTCGCCGCGCTCACGTGAACGCCGACCTCTTCGAACACCTCCCGGGCCACGGTTTCCTCCAGGCTCTCCCCCGGTTCCGTGAAGCCGGATAGGGTGGAAAAAACGTTCGGCGGCGGCCGGTGGTGGTTGCCCAGGAGACACATGGGCGGACGTCCGTCTTCCGGCCGGTATTCCACCAGCGTGATCACCGCGGGGTCGATGCGTGGAAAGGCGTTCCTGCGGCAATCCGCGTTCGTGCACCGGCGCCGGCGGCCCCCCTCCTGGCTTACGGTCGCATGGCCGCACCGGCCGCAGTACCGGTTCTCGCGGTGCCAGTACAGCATCCCCCGCGCATACGCCATGAGCGCGGCCCCGCGCGCGTCGATCGACGGACCGGCGCGCCAGAGGTCCTGGAACTTCCCCCGGTCTCCGGCCGTCGCGACCGCTTCTTCTTCATCGGAATCCGAGAGGTCCACCGCGAAAAAGGCGCGGTCTCCTTCCATACCCAGGAAAACGGTTTCGCAACTGGCCGCCAGCACGTCCGCATTGGCCGGATCGGTCGGACCGGCCGCACCGGCCGGGCCCCCACAGATGACAGCGGACGGCAGGGACGTCCCATGCCCGTCATCGATCAGGTTCAGGTCACGCCAGACGGGTATGAATCGGGTGTCGTCCCGGGCCAGCTGTCCGGCGAGCCACTCCGGATCGCCGCGCCTTCCCTCCGCCCGATCCAACGGGACGTCCGCGAATTTCAGCACCGGATTGTCCATGGGACCCGTGTCTCGCCCGAATGCCGCGCTACAACACCGCTTCCAGCGTGTTGATGAAGGCCTCGTTCTCGTCCGGCGTACCGACGGTCACGCGCAAATACCCCTTCAGCCCCCACCACATGGCGTCGCCGATCCAGACGTTGCGCTCCTGGAGCGCGTTGAACACGGATTCGGCCTTGTCCCCGAGCCTGAACAGGACGAAGCAGGAATCGCTGGGCGTATACGCGATACCCAGCCGGTTAAAGGCCTCGCCCAGATAGGCCTTGCCTTCCTCCACCGTCCTCCGGCTCCGCTCGTAGTGGGCGTGGTCGTCCAGCGCGGCGAGCGCGCCGTATACGCCCAGGTTGCTCGGCGGGCCGCCCAGGTTGTAGAGCGAAAGTTTTCGTCTCAGCCGGGGCGAGAGCACGGCGTACCCGACGCGCATGCCCGCCATGCCGTGAATCTTGGAGAACGTCCGGGAGACGATCACGTTGTCCTGTTCCCGAGCCAGGTACACCGCGTCGCGGTAACCCGGATCGGAGGTGTAGTCGATATACGCTTCGTCGATGAACACCGTAACGCGCGAAGGTACGGACCGCACGAAATCCAATAGCGCGTCATGTTCCACCAACGTGCTGGTAGGATTATTGGGATTCGTCACGACAACGACCGTCGTGTGGTCGTTGATCTTCTCAAACATGGCGTTCAGATTGTGCCGCAGGTCCCGGGTCAGTCGGACGTAATTGACCTTGACGTCGACACCTTCTTCCTCCCTGAGCCGTCCCCAGACGGCAGCGGTGTCGTAGTAGGCGGGCTGGGCCTGGACCAGTTCGGCCTTGTCCCGGGCCGTTGCCAGACCGACCGAGTGAAGGATCATGCTGGAACCCGCGCTCAGGATGACCCGGCGGTTCTCCGTAACCTCTTCCCAGTTGTCCCACGTCGTCTCGGTGACCGGCAACCCGTGCTTCCGTTCGAGGGCGTTGATCAGGCCTTCCACCGGGTCCGGCAGGAAACTCCAGTGGTAACGGTTCACGTCGAAAATGCGCGCGGCGACCGCCTCGACGGCCCGCGGAGACGGCCCCAGGGGGTTTTCATTGGACGACAGGTTCACGTAACCCGGTGCGACACCATGACCCTGAATATCTTCCGGTTTCTTGCCCGATACCAGCGCCTGCGCCATCACCAGGGGATCGGCCGCCAGGGCGCCCAGGCCTCCCAGCAGCGTTCCCCCGATGAATCCCCGGCGCGACAGGTTGGAATCTGGTTTCATGAGGTCATAAGCTCCTTTTGTCACGTGGTCTATTGTGTCACGTGGTCTATAAGCAGTTCGCCAGGTAATTCCCCTTACAGCTCGACTTATCACGCTTCGACGAACTCAAGCCCTTGTCTTCTTTACCGTTTCCCGGATGCTGTCCGCCAATATGTCCAGCATGAGGTCCGTCTCTTCCCGGGTGATGACGAGCGGGGGCGCCAGGGCGATCCAGTTGGGATCGAAGCGCGTCAGCAGTCCTTTTCCGAGCGCCGCCTGGCCGGCCTGCACGCCAAACTTCACCGATGGATCGAAGGACGCGCGGGTTTCGGGATCTTCCACGAATTCAATGCCGGCCAGCAGGCCGCAGCCCCGGATATCGCCCACGATGCCGAATGCCCGCAGTTCCTCCAGCCGCTGCC from Gemmatimonadota bacterium encodes the following:
- the nudC gene encoding NAD(+) diphosphatase translates to MDNPVLKFADVPLDRAEGRRGDPEWLAGQLARDDTRFIPVWRDLNLIDDGHGTSLPSAVICGGPAGAAGPTDPANADVLAASCETVFLGMEGDRAFFAVDLSDSDEEEAVATAGDRGKFQDLWRAGPSIDARGAALMAYARGMLYWHRENRYCGRCGHATVSQEGGRRRRCTNADCRRNAFPRIDPAVITLVEYRPEDGRPPMCLLGNHHRPPPNVFSTLSGFTEPGESLEETVAREVFEEVGVHVSAANYQASQPWPFPSSLMLGFRARAVSTAIVVNPEELVEARWFTAEEVRGFGEWGDESVECALPRRDSIARFLVDSWVSEVSGP
- a CDS encoding glycoside hydrolase family 32 protein, with the translated sequence MKDYTSLVPHYTFPTDSLEAQEAALADNPLLQRLNASRRSYDGDPHRPAYHYVNPEAMLNDPNGLCFWQGLWHLFYQAYPPEDTRQHWGHAISDDLVHWRDLPYCIYPNPERCCYSGATLVEESRVIAMYHGTVAGNMVAVSSDPLLLNWEKVTGAPVIPMPPKDGPSVPYNVFDPCIWKKDGVYYSLSAGTKPTGPAGKKRRANYLFRSEDLARWTYLHPFVEDDDYTLVGDDGACPYFWPIGNRHILLFFSHMSGPQYLIGDYDTDRDKFVVTYGAKFNFGAYKPSGLHAPSATPDGEGGLVAIFNMNHGKPTEGWNQIMSLPRRLTVDGDDLYQEPVEALESLREAPIRFDGFNLPANREVVLPAPEGGNTMEFEVEIDTGSSPMVEMNVLRSPDREEFTRIAFYRGRGFHGTSLLSVDTSFASTAPDVQSRAPETAPLAPEEDETLKLRVFVDRSVVEVFANGRQCVALRVYPERSDSTGVSFRSQGVDSRVRSLRAYKMKSIWV
- a CDS encoding histidinol-phosphate transaminase, yielding MKPDSNLSRRGFIGGTLLGGLGALAADPLVMAQALVSGKKPEDIQGHGVAPGYVNLSSNENPLGPSPRAVEAVAARIFDVNRYHWSFLPDPVEGLINALERKHGLPVTETTWDNWEEVTENRRVILSAGSSMILHSVGLATARDKAELVQAQPAYYDTAAVWGRLREEEGVDVKVNYVRLTRDLRHNLNAMFEKINDHTTVVVVTNPNNPTSTLVEHDALLDFVRSVPSRVTVFIDEAYIDYTSDPGYRDAVYLAREQDNVIVSRTFSKIHGMAGMRVGYAVLSPRLRRKLSLYNLGGPPSNLGVYGALAALDDHAHYERSRRTVEEGKAYLGEAFNRLGIAYTPSDSCFVLFRLGDKAESVFNALQERNVWIGDAMWWGLKGYLRVTVGTPDENEAFINTLEAVL